From Streptomyces durmitorensis, a single genomic window includes:
- a CDS encoding oxidoreductase: MTTTTPGGTLTLAEDLAISRMGYGAMQLTGPGVFGPPKDRDQALAVLREAVDLGITHIDTSDFYGPAVVNEPIKEALHPYRADLRIVTKVGARRSDDGGWIPSLEPADLKAQVHENVQHLGLDILDVVNLRLGSVEGTSEDSIAEQFGALAELREQGLIRHLGLSGVSDAQLTEAQTIAPVVTVQNLYNLANRTDDALVDRCAAENIAFASFFPLGGFSPLQSETLTRVAAQLDASPQQVALAWLLQRSATTVLIPGTSSVDHLRENVAAADLHLPADAVAELDAIGK; this comes from the coding sequence ATGACCACCACCACTCCCGGCGGAACGCTCACCCTGGCGGAAGACCTCGCGATCAGCCGCATGGGCTACGGAGCCATGCAACTCACAGGCCCCGGCGTCTTCGGCCCGCCCAAGGACCGTGACCAGGCGCTCGCCGTGCTACGCGAGGCGGTCGACCTCGGAATCACGCACATCGACACCAGCGACTTCTACGGCCCCGCCGTCGTCAACGAACCCATCAAGGAAGCCCTGCACCCCTACCGCGCGGACCTGCGCATCGTCACCAAGGTCGGCGCCCGCCGCAGCGACGACGGCGGCTGGATCCCTTCCCTGGAGCCCGCGGACCTGAAGGCCCAGGTTCACGAGAACGTGCAACACCTGGGCCTGGACATCCTGGACGTGGTCAACCTGCGTCTCGGCTCCGTCGAAGGCACCTCAGAGGACTCCATCGCCGAACAGTTCGGTGCCCTGGCCGAGCTGCGCGAACAGGGTCTGATCCGCCACCTCGGCCTCAGCGGCGTATCCGACGCCCAGCTCACGGAGGCGCAGACCATCGCCCCGGTCGTCACCGTGCAAAACCTCTACAACCTCGCCAACCGGACCGACGATGCCCTCGTGGACCGCTGCGCCGCGGAGAACATCGCGTTCGCATCGTTCTTCCCCCTCGGCGGCTTCAGCCCCCTGCAGTCCGAGACCCTCACCCGGGTCGCCGCCCAGCTGGACGCCTCGCCGCAGCAGGTCGCGTTGGCCTGGCTGCTCCAGCGCTCGGCCACCACCGTCCTGATCCCCGGTACCTCCTCCGTCGACCACCTGCGCGAGAACGTCGCCGCGGCCGACCTGCACCTACCGGCCGACGCGGTCGCCGAACTCGACGCCATCGGCAAGTAA
- a CDS encoding helix-turn-helix transcriptional regulator → MENAGDPPGGNDLGDFLRARRAALDPHQVGLPDDGRLRRVAGLRREELAQLAHVSIDYVVRLEQGRTRRVSRPVLDALADALQLAPDERAYLFAVADVPQAAPARQPARRKIDPQLQQLLDGMHDIPAMVLNRRMDVLAWNRGAAALLTDFAALPAHERNLIRLTFLDDAYRALYADWPRAARECVAVLRMEAGRNPNDRALTDLVGELTVRDPDFRTWWGSHQVRGPRQLTKTYRHPVIGTVTLDVQQFSVDTQPDQQLVAYTPPPGSPSQEALRFLLQWSADPAAQPGDHTTDQDRSR, encoded by the coding sequence ATGGAAAACGCCGGCGATCCTCCGGGCGGCAATGACCTGGGCGACTTCCTGCGCGCCCGCCGAGCCGCCCTCGACCCGCACCAGGTCGGCCTGCCCGACGATGGCCGCCTGCGCCGGGTAGCGGGCCTGCGCCGCGAGGAACTGGCCCAGCTCGCCCACGTGAGCATCGACTACGTCGTCCGGCTGGAACAGGGCCGGACCCGCCGGGTCTCCCGTCCTGTCCTCGACGCCCTCGCCGACGCACTGCAGCTCGCCCCGGACGAACGCGCGTACCTGTTCGCCGTCGCCGACGTCCCCCAGGCCGCTCCCGCCCGACAGCCCGCCCGGCGCAAGATCGACCCGCAACTGCAGCAGTTGCTCGACGGCATGCACGACATCCCCGCGATGGTCCTCAACCGCCGCATGGACGTGCTGGCCTGGAACCGAGGTGCGGCGGCTCTGCTGACCGACTTCGCCGCGCTGCCTGCCCACGAGCGCAACCTGATCCGGCTGACCTTCCTCGACGACGCCTACCGGGCCCTGTACGCGGACTGGCCTCGCGCCGCCCGCGAATGCGTCGCGGTCCTGCGGATGGAAGCCGGACGCAACCCCAACGACCGAGCCCTGACTGACCTGGTCGGCGAACTCACCGTCCGAGACCCGGACTTCCGCACCTGGTGGGGAAGCCACCAGGTCCGCGGGCCCAGGCAGCTCACCAAGACCTACCGCCACCCGGTCATCGGCACCGTGACCCTCGACGTCCAGCAGTTCTCCGTCGACACACAGCCCGACCAGCAACTCGTCGCCTACACGCCCCCACCGGGCTCCCCTTCCCAGGAAGCACTGCGCTTCCTCCTCCAGTGGTCCGCCGACCCGGCCGCCCAGCCCGGCGACCACACCACGGACCAAGACCGCAGCCGGTAG
- a CDS encoding FAD-dependent monooxygenase, protein MPKSPAITALPCRTDVLISGAGPTGLTLAAGLRRLGVDHVLIDRNAGIQPGSKAAAVQPRALEYLDRIGVGTGLVKDGHKARGFCLHDRDRTLLRACYDRLDTPHPYMLLASQQTTEEHLVRQLAELGGTVHREHRLVGFAVDFPGVTVTVAGPDGVLRAVTTRYLVGCDGVHSQVRDAVGIGFPGQAPEQLFALADVYLKPGARAAVSEGATFFLSGAGLLLVSPLAGDLYRLVAPVSSGSPPPDAKAVEHLLARRGPVGGTGSVDRVVTASTYRTQERVAEQFRSGPVFLAGDAAHTHSPAGAQGMNTGIQDAGNLAWKLHAVLTGIAPEALLDTYHRERQPVAAQLVALTGQFSRIAALADPAAGRRRNALLVAAAATEGITDWLAATLAQLDVAYTSEPDLGVPRPGTRVSPVAVPPDGLHWTLALPGTPRRGITASGHGVLAVRYVPDLPTTLLVRPDGYLAAAGVPDSPAKVIDRIGEYLPLAQ, encoded by the coding sequence ATGCCGAAGTCGCCAGCCATCACTGCACTTCCGTGCCGGACGGACGTCCTGATCTCCGGGGCGGGCCCCACGGGTCTGACGCTGGCGGCCGGCCTGCGCCGACTGGGCGTGGATCATGTTCTGATCGACCGCAACGCCGGGATCCAGCCGGGTTCGAAAGCTGCTGCCGTGCAGCCACGCGCGCTGGAGTACCTGGACCGGATCGGTGTGGGTACGGGCCTGGTCAAGGACGGGCACAAGGCGCGCGGGTTTTGTCTGCATGACCGTGATCGGACGCTTCTGCGTGCCTGCTACGACCGGCTTGATACACCGCACCCTTACATGTTGCTGGCCTCCCAGCAGACGACTGAGGAGCATCTGGTCCGCCAGCTCGCAGAGTTGGGCGGCACCGTGCATCGCGAGCACCGGCTGGTCGGCTTCGCAGTGGATTTTCCCGGGGTGACCGTGACGGTTGCCGGGCCGGACGGGGTGCTGCGTGCGGTGACTACGCGATATCTGGTGGGATGCGACGGTGTGCACAGTCAGGTGCGCGACGCCGTCGGCATCGGCTTCCCAGGTCAGGCGCCGGAGCAGCTGTTCGCGCTCGCCGACGTATACCTGAAGCCTGGCGCGCGGGCGGCGGTGTCCGAGGGTGCCACGTTCTTCCTGTCGGGGGCCGGCCTGCTGCTCGTGTCCCCGCTCGCGGGGGATCTGTACCGCCTGGTCGCACCGGTATCCTCCGGCTCGCCGCCACCCGACGCCAAGGCGGTCGAACACCTGCTCGCCAGGCGCGGCCCCGTCGGCGGGACCGGGAGTGTGGACCGGGTTGTGACGGCTTCGACCTACCGCACGCAGGAGCGCGTGGCCGAGCAGTTCCGTTCCGGTCCGGTGTTTCTGGCCGGGGACGCCGCCCACACGCACAGCCCGGCAGGGGCGCAGGGCATGAACACCGGCATTCAGGACGCCGGGAACCTGGCGTGGAAGCTGCACGCCGTCCTGACCGGTATCGCCCCCGAGGCACTGCTGGACACCTACCACCGGGAGCGGCAGCCGGTCGCGGCCCAACTCGTCGCCCTGACCGGTCAGTTCTCCCGGATCGCGGCCCTGGCAGACCCGGCGGCGGGCCGCCGCCGCAACGCGCTGCTGGTGGCGGCTGCCGCCACCGAGGGCATCACTGACTGGCTGGCCGCCACGCTCGCCCAGCTCGACGTCGCCTACACCAGCGAACCCGACCTCGGCGTCCCACGCCCCGGCACACGCGTCTCACCGGTGGCAGTCCCGCCGGACGGCCTGCATTGGACCCTGGCTCTGCCCGGCACACCACGGCGTGGCATCACGGCGAGTGGCCACGGCGTGTTGGCCGTCCGGTACGTTCCGGACCTTCCGACCACGCTCCTCGTACGCCCCGACGGCTACCTGGCCGCCGCAGGAGTCCCCGATTCCCCGGCCAAGGTCATCGACCGCATCGGCGAGTATCTGCCCCTCGCGCAGTAA
- a CDS encoding EthD domain-containing protein, translated as MITLLTVIRKKPEVSTEDFRHFMKYEYGPTYEALPQTLAYVQYHLTDLASDGAEDPIDAIVQISFESQEAMAEALSTDAYKKAHELREQYMRETSVGIHSARVDETITFV; from the coding sequence GTGATCACTCTGCTCACCGTCATCCGCAAGAAACCCGAGGTCTCCACCGAGGACTTCCGCCACTTCATGAAATACGAATACGGACCGACCTATGAGGCGCTCCCGCAGACCCTTGCCTACGTCCAGTACCACCTCACCGACCTCGCCTCCGACGGTGCGGAGGACCCGATCGACGCCATCGTGCAGATTAGCTTCGAGTCGCAGGAAGCCATGGCCGAGGCACTCTCGACCGACGCGTACAAGAAGGCCCACGAACTGCGCGAGCAGTACATGCGTGAGACTTCCGTCGGTATCCACTCGGCACGCGTCGACGAGACCATCACCTTCGTGTGA
- a CDS encoding amidohydrolase family protein produces MSSHTDSPTLIRRVAVFDGDRLAPAQDVLIDGPTITALGPHLDAPAGATVLDGTGRTLLPGLIDAHTHTTDTAQLRQALLFGVTTELDMGGAAETARRMRAAADERDDLADVRVATTGATAPGGHPGQLVELGMIAPFPTVAGPGEADAFVAARVSEGADHLKIFIEDGTAIGKPLPLMSTETVSALVNAAHEQGLRTVAHTLTRTAARQAIDCGIDGLAHSPADGPSDQALVEAAASNGVFVVPTLTALTGMTPVPAEYALADDPRLRPYADPQWLADLEENRTTDPGQRVGPVGVDPRHAADAAVRMFRLGVPLLAGTDGTGGHGHPTTHGISFHGELALLVAAGLTPAQALTAATAAPADAFALSDRGRIAPGLRADLLLVEGDPTRDITALRDIVGLWRRGTAVERTAPFAAQARE; encoded by the coding sequence ATGTCCTCTCACACCGATTCCCCCACTCTCATCCGCCGCGTCGCCGTCTTCGACGGCGACCGACTGGCGCCGGCGCAGGACGTACTCATCGACGGCCCGACGATCACCGCCCTCGGCCCACACCTGGACGCACCCGCCGGGGCCACGGTCCTCGACGGCACAGGGCGCACCCTGCTGCCCGGCCTGATCGACGCCCACACCCATACCACCGACACTGCGCAGCTGCGCCAGGCGTTGCTCTTCGGGGTCACGACCGAACTCGACATGGGCGGCGCTGCTGAGACCGCCCGGCGCATGCGCGCCGCGGCCGATGAGCGGGACGACCTGGCCGATGTACGCGTCGCCACCACCGGAGCCACCGCCCCGGGCGGCCATCCCGGTCAGCTGGTCGAACTTGGCATGATCGCACCGTTCCCGACGGTGGCCGGGCCGGGCGAGGCGGACGCCTTCGTCGCGGCCCGCGTCTCCGAAGGCGCGGACCATCTGAAGATCTTCATCGAGGACGGCACCGCCATCGGCAAGCCGCTGCCCCTGATGTCCACGGAGACGGTCAGCGCCCTCGTCAACGCCGCGCACGAGCAGGGGCTGCGAACCGTGGCCCACACTCTGACCCGCACCGCGGCACGCCAGGCGATCGACTGCGGCATCGACGGCCTGGCCCACTCTCCCGCCGACGGTCCCAGCGACCAGGCCCTGGTCGAAGCGGCCGCGAGCAACGGCGTGTTCGTCGTGCCCACCCTGACCGCGCTCACCGGGATGACGCCCGTGCCGGCCGAGTACGCACTCGCCGACGACCCGCGACTACGCCCGTACGCGGACCCGCAGTGGCTGGCGGACCTGGAGGAGAACCGCACTACCGACCCGGGCCAGCGCGTCGGACCGGTCGGGGTCGATCCCCGGCACGCCGCCGATGCCGCCGTGCGGATGTTCCGCCTCGGTGTGCCGCTGCTCGCGGGCACCGACGGCACGGGTGGTCATGGTCATCCCACCACCCATGGCATCAGCTTTCACGGCGAACTCGCCCTGCTCGTCGCCGCGGGGCTGACTCCGGCCCAGGCCCTGACCGCCGCTACCGCGGCGCCCGCCGACGCGTTCGCGCTATCCGACCGAGGGCGCATCGCCCCTGGTCTTCGGGCCGACCTGCTCCTCGTGGAGGGCGATCCCACTCGCGACATCACCGCGCTGCGGGACATCGTCGGACTGTGGCGTCGCGGAACCGCCGTCGAGCGCACCGCGCCGTTCGCCGCACAGGCCCGGGAGTGA
- a CDS encoding SDR family oxidoreductase: MTYPPTATPKIVLITGASSGIGEATARRLAAAGHQVVLGARRTERLDALAKDIEAGAGSALPHTLDVADPLSMRTFVQAAHDRYGRVDVLVNNAGVMPLSRLDALRTDEWDRMIDVNLRGVLHGIAAVLPIMRTQGAGHIVNIASVSGLRVDPTAAVYSATKHAVRALSEGLRQESRDLRVTVISPGLTRSELTDTIGDQNTKDAVSGQMDIAIPAAAIGEAVHYAIAQPAEVDVNELVIRPTAQG, from the coding sequence ATGACGTACCCGCCCACGGCCACCCCGAAGATCGTCCTGATCACCGGGGCCAGCAGCGGCATCGGCGAGGCCACCGCCCGACGGCTGGCAGCAGCGGGCCATCAAGTGGTGCTGGGCGCCCGCCGCACAGAGCGCCTGGACGCCCTCGCCAAGGACATCGAAGCCGGTGCCGGCAGCGCCCTGCCCCACACCCTGGACGTGGCCGACCCCCTCAGCATGCGGACCTTCGTCCAGGCCGCCCACGACCGGTACGGCCGCGTCGACGTCCTGGTCAACAACGCCGGAGTGATGCCCCTGTCCCGCCTTGACGCGCTGCGGACCGACGAGTGGGACCGCATGATCGACGTCAACCTGCGCGGAGTCCTGCACGGCATCGCCGCCGTCCTGCCGATCATGCGCACCCAGGGAGCCGGACACATCGTGAACATCGCCTCCGTGTCAGGGCTGCGGGTCGACCCGACCGCCGCCGTCTACAGCGCCACCAAGCACGCCGTCCGTGCCCTGTCGGAGGGCCTGCGCCAGGAGAGCAGGGACCTGCGGGTCACCGTGATCAGTCCCGGCCTGACGCGCAGCGAGCTGACCGACACCATCGGCGACCAGAACACCAAGGACGCGGTCTCGGGCCAGATGGACATCGCCATCCCAGCCGCCGCGATCGGCGAGGCCGTCCACTACGCCATCGCCCAGCCTGCCGAGGTGGACGTCAACGAACTCGTCATTCGCCCCACCGCTCAAGGATGA
- a CDS encoding alpha/beta hydrolase: protein MPGTDLHRQVPPWNLGQGGAMVVKVAGALDAVTGNPPPEGEPALCVTGEQHHEDGRHFTSADLNLVGHLYTPDGEADGPRPAIVVGHPGSGVKEQAAGLYARRLAGHGFVTLAFDAAYQGESEGTPRGLEDPAQRVEDVKSAVSFLTTRDDVDPDRIGVLGICASGGYVLPAAATDHRIQAVGTVSAVDIARQFRLGADGAQDPAVIQGMLDAAAAARTAEARGEGMQSFPLFPDTAEQARALGGRHGFEGFEYYRTERAQYPRSAKFLTWSSVDRLAFFDAFGFVDLIAPRPLLMIVGSEAVTSWMAVEAFQHARGPKELHWIDGASHVDLYDKERYVGPAVAKLADFFKAHLAEAE from the coding sequence GTGCCTGGTACTGATCTGCATAGGCAGGTCCCGCCCTGGAACCTCGGACAGGGCGGCGCGATGGTGGTGAAGGTGGCCGGCGCACTCGACGCGGTCACCGGAAACCCGCCCCCTGAGGGCGAGCCCGCCCTTTGTGTGACCGGAGAGCAGCACCATGAAGACGGACGTCACTTCACCAGCGCCGACCTGAACCTCGTCGGCCACCTCTACACCCCCGACGGCGAAGCTGACGGCCCCCGCCCCGCAATCGTGGTGGGGCATCCCGGCAGCGGTGTGAAGGAACAGGCCGCCGGCCTGTACGCGCGGCGCCTGGCCGGGCACGGCTTCGTCACCCTCGCGTTCGACGCCGCCTACCAGGGCGAGAGCGAGGGAACCCCGCGTGGCCTGGAGGACCCGGCCCAGCGGGTGGAGGACGTCAAGTCCGCCGTCTCGTTCCTGACCACCCGCGACGATGTGGACCCCGACCGCATCGGGGTACTGGGCATCTGCGCCTCCGGCGGATACGTGCTTCCCGCCGCCGCTACCGACCACCGTATCCAGGCCGTGGGCACCGTCAGTGCCGTCGACATCGCCCGCCAGTTCCGCCTGGGCGCCGATGGCGCGCAGGACCCCGCCGTCATCCAGGGCATGCTTGACGCCGCCGCGGCTGCGCGTACCGCCGAAGCCCGCGGCGAGGGTATGCAGAGCTTCCCGCTCTTCCCCGACACTGCCGAGCAGGCCCGCGCCCTGGGCGGCCGGCACGGCTTCGAGGGCTTCGAGTACTACCGCACCGAGCGCGCCCAATATCCGCGCTCGGCGAAGTTCCTCACCTGGTCCAGCGTCGACCGCCTGGCCTTCTTCGACGCCTTCGGATTCGTCGACCTGATCGCGCCCCGTCCGCTGCTGATGATCGTCGGCAGCGAAGCGGTGACGTCCTGGATGGCCGTCGAGGCGTTCCAGCACGCCCGCGGCCCGAAGGAGCTGCACTGGATCGACGGAGCCAGCCACGTCGACCTCTACGACAAGGAGCGGTACGTCGGCCCCGCGGTCGCAAAGCTCGCCGACTTCTTCAAGGCCCACCTGGCCGAGGCCGAGTAG
- a CDS encoding antibiotic biosynthesis monooxygenase, with translation MTSTQPATLPAPLGIHHVKLPVTDLERSAQWYVTVLGARRLTELDHRRPDGTLFAVILDVPGLGTRLELRLDPATATALRGYDFLTLAVDDRAALDEWIAHLDTLDIPHSPPVVALVGWLLVVPDPDGQRLRLYTNTPHGLDAARVEYDSPWLSTGPAPHRGSSSTGAAASGRSVHLMARVSAVPGRGEALQDRLRSLASATRREPGCLAYRIHRSALEPDTFVVYEEWTGHSALDAHGETPHMAAFRTDAADLISPPPHTEPLVPIAET, from the coding sequence ATGACCAGCACCCAACCCGCCACGCTGCCCGCCCCGTTGGGCATTCACCACGTCAAGCTGCCCGTCACCGACCTGGAACGCAGCGCTCAGTGGTACGTCACCGTGCTGGGCGCCCGCCGCCTGACCGAGCTGGACCACCGCCGCCCAGATGGCACCCTTTTCGCCGTCATCCTCGACGTCCCGGGCCTGGGCACCCGCCTCGAACTACGGCTCGACCCGGCCACCGCCACGGCGCTGCGGGGGTACGACTTCCTCACCCTGGCCGTTGACGACCGGGCGGCCCTGGACGAGTGGATCGCCCACCTGGACACCCTCGACATCCCCCACTCGCCGCCTGTCGTCGCCCTGGTGGGCTGGCTCCTGGTCGTCCCCGACCCCGACGGACAACGCCTGCGGCTCTACACCAACACGCCCCACGGCCTGGATGCCGCCCGCGTCGAGTACGACTCGCCCTGGCTCAGCACCGGCCCCGCCCCGCACCGCGGATCATCCAGTACGGGCGCCGCTGCCTCGGGTCGGTCCGTCCACCTGATGGCCAGGGTCTCGGCCGTACCCGGCCGCGGAGAAGCACTGCAGGACCGGCTGCGATCCCTGGCGTCGGCCACCCGCCGCGAACCCGGGTGCCTCGCCTACCGGATCCACCGCAGCGCACTGGAACCGGACACCTTCGTCGTCTACGAGGAGTGGACCGGCCACAGCGCCCTCGACGCCCACGGCGAGACGCCCCACATGGCCGCCTTCCGCACCGACGCCGCCGATCTGATCTCCCCTCCCCCACACACGGAACCACTCGTCCCAATCGCCGAGACCTGA
- a CDS encoding DUF1761 domain-containing protein, with product MGLSISWPAVAAAIVTGMAIAMVWYSDWGLFGTVWRKLTGVTKEDSARGGKRPFAVLVASIVVTALALAVACSIASTFFESSSLWLDLAVGLVTWLGFSLSTLAQHNAFEQKPARLTLINCAYQLVLFEGMALAVGLLR from the coding sequence GTGGGGCTGAGCATCAGCTGGCCGGCCGTCGCCGCCGCGATCGTGACCGGCATGGCGATCGCCATGGTCTGGTACAGCGACTGGGGCCTCTTCGGCACCGTCTGGCGGAAGCTGACCGGAGTCACCAAGGAAGACTCCGCGCGAGGCGGCAAGAGACCGTTCGCGGTCCTGGTCGCATCGATCGTCGTCACCGCACTGGCGCTTGCCGTCGCATGCTCCATCGCATCGACCTTCTTCGAGAGCAGCTCGCTCTGGCTGGATCTGGCCGTCGGACTCGTGACCTGGCTCGGCTTTTCGCTGTCCACTCTCGCGCAGCACAACGCCTTCGAGCAGAAGCCGGCTCGGCTCACCCTGATCAACTGCGCATATCAGCTGGTGCTGTTCGAGGGTATGGCCCTCGCCGTCGGGCTGCTGCGCTAG
- a CDS encoding nuclear transport factor 2 family protein — MVTEEQVRAWVEGYLRAWTSSNKKDIAALFTPQAEYHEWPYATDWIGRDAIVEGWQGRAGWQEGGWDFDWSLLTINGDTAAIEGTGRYKELGTFANLWTVTFDENDRCTMFRMWNNEI, encoded by the coding sequence ATGGTGACCGAAGAACAGGTGCGCGCCTGGGTCGAGGGGTATCTGCGGGCCTGGACCAGCAGCAACAAGAAGGACATCGCCGCACTGTTCACCCCGCAGGCCGAATACCACGAGTGGCCCTACGCGACCGACTGGATCGGCCGCGACGCCATCGTCGAAGGCTGGCAGGGCCGTGCAGGATGGCAGGAGGGCGGCTGGGACTTCGACTGGTCCCTCCTCACCATCAACGGCGACACCGCGGCCATCGAAGGAACCGGTCGCTACAAAGAACTGGGCACCTTCGCCAACCTGTGGACCGTCACGTTCGACGAGAACGACAGATGCACCATGTTCCGCATGTGGAACAACGAAATCTGA
- a CDS encoding TetR/AcrR family transcriptional regulator, whose amino-acid sequence MPRLSEERREERRRHILVSAWSCFSRNGFHASSMDDVIAATGMSSSAVYRYFRSKDELIDAAAEEALTLVRDVFGRLLERRPTPSPSQVLEAMVAEARERGEGKPYDLTRIAIQAWGEALRSPELERRTRTFYLAMRDSLAELARRWRDEGRVPPTADPEQVAAVLMTLMPGLLVGRHLVAPVSAEQLIGGLSSLASAFDEVPSS is encoded by the coding sequence ATGCCCCGCTTGAGTGAGGAGCGCCGGGAAGAACGGCGCCGCCACATCCTGGTCAGTGCCTGGAGCTGCTTCTCCCGCAATGGCTTCCACGCCTCGTCGATGGACGACGTCATCGCCGCGACCGGTATGTCCTCCAGTGCCGTCTACCGTTACTTCCGCAGCAAGGACGAGCTCATCGACGCCGCCGCGGAGGAGGCTTTGACGCTGGTGCGCGATGTGTTCGGGCGGCTGTTGGAGCGCCGTCCCACGCCGTCGCCGTCGCAGGTCCTCGAGGCGATGGTGGCCGAGGCTCGTGAGCGGGGCGAAGGGAAGCCGTACGACCTGACCCGCATCGCGATCCAGGCATGGGGTGAGGCGCTGCGCAGTCCCGAACTGGAACGGCGTACCCGGACGTTCTATCTGGCGATGCGTGACAGTCTTGCGGAATTGGCGCGGCGCTGGCGCGATGAGGGGCGGGTGCCGCCGACTGCGGACCCGGAGCAGGTCGCGGCGGTATTGATGACCCTCATGCCGGGGCTGCTGGTCGGCCGTCATCTGGTGGCGCCGGTCAGTGCGGAGCAGTTGATCGGCGGTCTTTCGTCCCTGGCGTCGGCCTTCGACGAAGTGCCGTCGTCGTGA
- a CDS encoding helix-turn-helix domain-containing protein, protein MENTNPLGAFLRARRELVSPEAVGITPHGLRRVKGLRREEVATLAGISSDYYLRLEQGRDHNPSVQVLEALAGVLQLDGDATAYLLGLSGSRPRKTVRPAAERVPVSIKYMLAQMPMPAFVHGRYFDVLAANPMARALSPNMAPGVNRLRAAFLDPRERELHRDWAQATVGVVAQLRASAGPAGDDPRLAALVGELSLKSDRFRSLWARHDVRRRETEVSRMRHPKVGDLELYREKLTINGTDGQLLVVYHAKPGSPSAQSLTRLGSPAATE, encoded by the coding sequence ATGGAGAACACCAACCCTCTGGGCGCGTTCCTACGGGCCAGGCGCGAGCTGGTCAGCCCCGAGGCCGTCGGGATCACCCCGCACGGACTGCGCCGGGTCAAGGGGCTGCGCCGGGAGGAAGTCGCCACACTCGCCGGCATCAGCTCCGACTACTACCTGCGCCTGGAACAAGGACGCGACCACAACCCCTCCGTCCAGGTCCTCGAAGCGCTGGCCGGTGTCCTCCAACTGGACGGCGACGCCACCGCCTACTTGCTGGGCCTGTCCGGCAGCCGCCCGCGCAAGACGGTCCGACCGGCGGCCGAGCGGGTGCCGGTCAGCATCAAATACATGCTGGCGCAGATGCCGATGCCCGCATTCGTGCACGGCCGGTACTTCGATGTGCTGGCCGCCAATCCGATGGCCCGCGCCCTGTCTCCGAACATGGCGCCCGGCGTCAACCGGCTGCGCGCGGCCTTCCTCGACCCCCGCGAACGGGAACTGCACCGCGACTGGGCACAGGCCACCGTCGGCGTGGTCGCCCAACTGCGGGCATCGGCCGGACCGGCCGGCGACGACCCGCGCCTGGCCGCGCTGGTCGGCGAACTCTCCCTCAAGAGTGACCGCTTCCGAAGCCTGTGGGCCCGCCATGATGTCCGCCGAAGGGAAACGGAAGTCAGCCGGATGCGGCACCCCAAGGTCGGAGACCTTGAGCTGTACCGCGAAAAGCTCACCATCAACGGCACCGACGGCCAACTCCTCGTCGTCTACCACGCAAAGCCCGGCTCCCCGTCCGCACAATCGCTGACGCGTCTGGGCTCGCCGGCCGCCACCGAGTGA
- a CDS encoding helix-turn-helix domain-containing protein — MSGNELGEFLLARRSRVSPQDAGLPRSMGRRVSGLRREEVAVLAGVSADYYARLEQGRERHPSGQVIDALARALGLDSDACWHAYRLAGLVPRDEAPDLDGERVAPDLQRLMDTFPAAVAYVVNRRLDVLASNAPAAALLSPLADPRHMVHSLFCDPAARTLFADWDSVARDTVAALRLAYGHERHDVRITALVDELRAESEEFAKLWGHQDVNRLGSRTKTFHHPVVGTLTLSYQTFEVQDAPGQSLLVGTAAPGSTDADRLALLRGAQLLDDRQASSALQ; from the coding sequence ATGAGCGGCAATGAACTGGGCGAATTCCTACTGGCACGCCGTTCCCGAGTCAGCCCGCAGGATGCGGGACTTCCCCGCTCCATGGGTCGCCGGGTGAGCGGGCTGCGGCGCGAAGAGGTCGCGGTACTGGCAGGGGTCAGCGCTGACTACTACGCGCGCCTGGAGCAGGGCCGCGAACGGCACCCCTCCGGACAGGTCATCGACGCCCTCGCCCGGGCCCTGGGCCTGGACTCCGATGCCTGCTGGCACGCCTACCGCCTGGCCGGCCTCGTACCGCGCGACGAAGCCCCCGACCTCGACGGGGAGCGGGTGGCACCCGACCTGCAGCGGCTGATGGACACCTTTCCGGCAGCCGTCGCCTACGTGGTCAACCGCCGACTGGACGTCCTCGCGTCGAACGCGCCGGCCGCCGCGCTGCTCTCCCCGCTGGCCGACCCGCGCCACATGGTCCACTCGCTGTTCTGCGACCCTGCGGCGCGCACGCTGTTCGCAGACTGGGACAGCGTGGCGCGCGACACCGTCGCCGCGCTGCGGCTTGCGTACGGGCATGAGCGCCACGATGTGCGGATCACGGCCCTGGTCGATGAACTCCGCGCTGAGAGCGAGGAGTTCGCAAAGCTGTGGGGACACCAGGACGTCAACCGGCTGGGCAGCAGGACCAAGACCTTCCACCACCCCGTGGTGGGGACGCTGACCCTCTCGTACCAGACCTTCGAGGTGCAGGACGCGCCCGGTCAGAGCCTGCTGGTCGGCACCGCTGCACCCGGCAGCACGGACGCCGACCGCCTGGCCCTGCTCCGCGGTGCGCAGCTGCTGGACGACCGGCAGGCGTCCTCCGCCCTCCAGTAA